One stretch of Pandoraea oxalativorans DNA includes these proteins:
- the rplB gene encoding 50S ribosomal protein L2: MALVKTKPTSPGRRSLVKVVNKDLHKGKPFAPLLDTKSKTAGRNNNGHITTRHMGGGHKQHYRIVDFRRNKDGITAKVERLEYDPNRSANIALLCYADGERRYILAPKGMTVGQQVVSGSEAPIKAGNALPIRNIPVGTTIHGIELLPGKGAQIARAAGTSAMLLAREGTYAQVRLRSGEVRRVHIECRATIGEVGNEEHSLRQLGKAGAKRWRGIRPTVRGVAMNPVDHPHGGGEGRTAAGRHPVSPWGQHTKGKRTRSTKRTDSMIVQRRKKR; this comes from the coding sequence ATGGCACTCGTCAAAACGAAACCGACGTCGCCGGGCCGCCGTTCGCTGGTCAAGGTCGTCAACAAGGATCTGCATAAGGGCAAGCCGTTCGCCCCGCTGCTCGATACCAAGAGCAAGACCGCTGGCCGTAACAACAACGGTCACATCACCACCCGTCACATGGGTGGCGGTCACAAGCAGCACTACCGTATCGTCGATTTCCGTCGTAACAAGGACGGCATCACGGCGAAGGTTGAGCGTCTTGAGTACGATCCGAACCGCAGCGCGAACATCGCACTGCTTTGCTACGCCGACGGCGAGCGTCGTTACATTCTTGCACCGAAGGGCATGACCGTCGGCCAGCAAGTGGTGAGCGGCTCCGAAGCCCCGATCAAGGCTGGCAATGCACTGCCGATCCGCAACATTCCGGTCGGTACCACGATTCACGGCATCGAACTGCTGCCGGGCAAGGGCGCCCAAATCGCTCGTGCCGCTGGTACGTCGGCAATGCTGCTGGCTCGTGAAGGCACGTACGCTCAAGTGCGTCTGCGTTCGGGCGAAGTCCGTCGCGTGCACATCGAGTGCCGCGCCACCATCGGTGAAGTCGGCAACGAAGAGCACAGCCTGCGCCAGTTGGGCAAGGCCGGTGCAAAGCGTTGGCGCGGTATTCGCCCGACCGTTCGCGGTGTGGCGATGAACCCGGTGGATCACCCGCACGGTGGTGGTGAAGGTCGTACGGCAGCTGGTCGTCATCCGGTCAGCCCGTGGGGTCAGCATACCAAGGGTAAGCGTACCCGTTCGACCAAGCGCACCGACAGCATGATCGTTCAGCGTCGCAAGAAGCGCTAA
- the rplW gene encoding 50S ribosomal protein L23, with product MSDVRKNDHRLYQVLLAPVISEKATLVADKNEQVVFQVARDANKQEVKAAVELLFKVEVESVQILNRKGKQKRFGRFMGRRDHEKKAYVSLKPGQEINFEAEAK from the coding sequence ATGAGCGACGTGCGTAAAAACGACCATCGTCTGTACCAGGTCTTGCTCGCGCCGGTGATCTCCGAAAAGGCGACGCTGGTGGCTGACAAGAATGAACAAGTGGTGTTCCAAGTTGCACGCGACGCGAACAAGCAAGAAGTGAAGGCTGCTGTTGAGCTTCTCTTCAAGGTTGAAGTCGAGTCGGTGCAGATCCTGAACCGTAAGGGCAAGCAAAAGCGCTTTGGCCGCTTCATGGGTCGTCGCGACCACGAGAAGAAGGCTTACGTGAGCTTGAAGCCGGGTCAGGAAATCAATTTTGAAGCGGAGGCCAAGTAA
- the rplD gene encoding 50S ribosomal protein L4, whose product MELKLLNEQGQEGAAVNASDVVFGRDYNEALIHQVVVAYQANARSGNRAQKDREQVKHTTKKPWRQKGTGRARAGMSSSPLWRGGGRIFPNSPEENFTHKVNKKMYRAGVCSILSQLAREGRLSVVEDIKLDAPKTKLLAEKIKAMGLESVLLITDSVDENLFLASRNLAHVAVTEPRFADPLSLIYFKKVLLTKGAIAKIEEMLS is encoded by the coding sequence ATGGAACTGAAGCTCCTGAATGAGCAAGGTCAGGAAGGCGCTGCGGTCAACGCGTCGGACGTCGTGTTCGGCCGTGACTACAACGAAGCGCTGATCCATCAGGTTGTGGTGGCTTATCAAGCCAACGCCCGCAGCGGCAATCGTGCGCAGAAGGACCGTGAACAGGTCAAGCACACGACGAAGAAGCCGTGGCGTCAGAAGGGTACGGGCCGCGCTCGTGCCGGTATGTCGTCGAGCCCGCTGTGGCGCGGCGGTGGCCGCATCTTCCCGAATTCGCCGGAAGAGAACTTCACCCACAAGGTCAACAAGAAGATGTACCGCGCCGGTGTGTGCTCGATTCTGTCGCAGCTCGCCCGTGAAGGTCGTCTGTCGGTGGTCGAGGACATCAAGCTGGATGCGCCGAAGACCAAACTGCTCGCTGAAAAGATCAAGGCCATGGGTCTTGAGTCGGTGCTGCTGATCACGGATAGCGTGGACGAGAACCTGTTCCTGGCCTCGCGCAATCTGGCTCACGTTGCCGTCACCGAGCCGCGTTTCGCCGACCCGCTGTCGCTCATCTACTTCAAGAAGGTGCTGCTGACGAAGGGCGCGATCGCCAAGATTGAGGAGATGCTGTCATGA
- the rplC gene encoding 50S ribosomal protein L3 — protein MSLGLVGRKVGMTRIFTDDGDSIPVTVLDVSNNRVTQIKTDETDGYTAVQVTFGNRRASRVTKAAAGHYAKAGVEAGEILKEFRIDAAKAAELQPGAAVGVDLFQVGQKVDVQGVSIGKGYAGTIKRYNFASGRASHGNSRSHNVPGSIGMAQDPGRVFPGKRMTGHLGDVTTTVQNLEIARIDAERGLIFVKGAVPGANEGKVFVTSAVKAKLAKGA, from the coding sequence ATGAGCCTTGGCCTTGTCGGTCGCAAGGTTGGCATGACGCGTATTTTCACGGACGACGGCGATTCGATTCCCGTCACCGTGCTCGACGTGTCTAACAACCGTGTGACGCAAATCAAGACGGATGAAACGGACGGCTATACCGCCGTTCAAGTCACTTTCGGCAATCGTCGCGCTTCGCGCGTGACCAAAGCCGCCGCCGGTCACTATGCGAAAGCTGGTGTTGAAGCCGGTGAAATCCTCAAGGAATTCCGCATCGATGCTGCCAAAGCTGCTGAACTGCAGCCGGGCGCAGCCGTGGGTGTCGATCTGTTCCAGGTAGGCCAGAAGGTCGACGTGCAAGGCGTGTCGATCGGTAAGGGCTACGCAGGTACCATCAAGCGTTACAACTTCGCTTCGGGCCGCGCATCGCACGGTAACTCGCGTTCGCACAACGTGCCGGGTTCGATCGGTATGGCGCAGGATCCGGGCCGTGTGTTCCCGGGTAAGCGCATGACGGGTCACCTGGGTGACGTCACGACGACGGTACAGAATCTCGAAATCGCGCGCATTGACGCTGAACGTGGCCTGATCTTCGTGAAGGGTGCCGTTCCGGGCGCCAACGAAGGCAAGGTTTTCGTGACCTCGGCAGTCAAGGCCAAACTCGCGAAGGGAGCGTAA
- the rpsJ gene encoding 30S ribosomal protein S10, with amino-acid sequence MQNQKIRIRLKAFDYRLIDQSAAEIVETAKRTGAIVKGPVPLPTRIERFDILRSPHVNKTSRDQLEIRTHQRLMDIVDPTDKTVDALMKLDLPAGVDVEIKLQ; translated from the coding sequence ATGCAGAACCAAAAGATCCGTATCCGCCTGAAGGCTTTCGACTACCGCCTGATCGACCAGTCGGCTGCCGAAATCGTTGAAACCGCCAAGCGCACCGGCGCAATCGTCAAGGGCCCGGTGCCCCTGCCGACGCGCATCGAGCGTTTCGACATCCTGCGTTCGCCGCACGTCAACAAGACGTCGCGCGACCAGCTCGAAATCCGCACGCACCAGCGCCTGATGGACATCGTCGATCCGACGGACAAGACGGTTGACGCGCTGATGAAGCTCGACCTGCCGGCTGGCGTCGACGTCGAAATCAAGCTGCAGTAA
- the tuf gene encoding elongation factor Tu, translated as MAKEKFERTKPHVNVGTIGHVDHGKTTLTAAIATVLSAKFGGEAKKYDEIDAAPEEKARGITINTAHIEYETASRHYAHVDCPGHADYVKNMITGAAQMDGAILVCSAADGPMPQTREHILLARQVGVPYIIVFLNKCDMVDDAELLELVEMEVRELLSKYDFPGDDTPIIKGSAKLALEGDKGELGEVAIMNLADALDSYIPTPERAVDKPFLMPVEDVFSISGRGTVVTGRIESGVVKVGEEIEIVGIKMDGDKPHIDKTTCTGVEMFRKLLDQGQAGDNVGLLLRGTKREDVQRGQVLAKPGSIKPHMEFTAEVYVLSKDEGGRHTPFFNNYRPQFYFRTTDVTGSISLPADKEMVMPGDNVSISVKLIAPIAMTEGLRFAIREGGRTVGSGVVAKIVA; from the coding sequence ATGGCAAAGGAAAAATTCGAGCGGACTAAGCCGCACGTGAACGTCGGTACGATTGGCCACGTTGACCACGGCAAGACCACCCTGACGGCTGCTATCGCAACGGTTCTGTCGGCCAAGTTCGGCGGCGAAGCCAAGAAGTACGACGAAATCGACGCGGCGCCGGAAGAAAAGGCACGTGGTATCACGATCAACACGGCACACATCGAGTACGAAACGGCTTCGCGCCACTACGCACACGTTGACTGCCCGGGCCACGCCGACTACGTCAAGAACATGATTACCGGTGCTGCCCAGATGGACGGCGCAATCCTGGTTTGCTCGGCTGCTGACGGCCCGATGCCGCAAACGCGTGAGCACATCCTGCTCGCCCGTCAGGTCGGTGTGCCGTACATCATCGTGTTCCTGAACAAGTGCGACATGGTCGACGACGCCGAGCTGCTCGAGCTGGTCGAAATGGAAGTTCGCGAGCTTCTCTCGAAGTACGACTTCCCGGGCGACGACACGCCGATCATCAAGGGTTCGGCCAAGCTGGCGCTGGAAGGCGACAAGGGCGAACTGGGCGAAGTGGCGATCATGAACCTGGCCGACGCGCTGGATTCGTACATCCCGACGCCGGAGCGCGCTGTTGACAAGCCGTTCCTGATGCCGGTGGAAGACGTGTTCTCGATCTCGGGTCGCGGCACGGTGGTCACGGGTCGTATCGAGTCGGGCGTGGTCAAGGTCGGCGAAGAAATCGAAATCGTCGGTATCAAGATGGACGGCGACAAGCCGCACATCGACAAGACGACCTGCACGGGCGTTGAAATGTTCCGCAAGCTGCTCGACCAAGGTCAGGCAGGCGACAACGTTGGTCTGCTGCTGCGCGGCACGAAGCGTGAAGACGTTCAGCGTGGTCAGGTTCTGGCCAAGCCGGGCTCGATCAAGCCGCACATGGAATTCACGGCCGAAGTGTACGTGCTGTCGAAGGACGAAGGTGGTCGTCACACGCCGTTCTTCAACAACTACCGTCCGCAGTTCTACTTCCGTACGACGGACGTGACGGGCTCGATCAGCCTGCCGGCCGACAAGGAAATGGTCATGCCGGGCGACAACGTGTCGATCAGCGTCAAGCTGATCGCCCCGATCGCCATGACCGAAGGTCTGCGCTTCGCAATCCGCGAAGGTGGCCGTACGGTTGGCTCGGGCGTCGTTGCCAAGATCGTCGCCTAA
- the fusA gene encoding elongation factor G, whose amino-acid sequence MARTTPIERYRNIGISAHIDAGKTTTTERILFYTGVNHKIGEVHDGAATMDWMEQEQERGITITSAATTCFWSGMASNYQKHRINIIDTPGHVDFTIEVERSMRVLDGACMVYCAVGGVQPQSETVWRQANKYGVPRLAFVNKMDRTGANFFKVYDQLKNRLKANPVPVVVPIGAEESFKGVVDLIKMKAIIWDEASQGMKFDYVDIPAELQAEAQKWREGMVEAAAESSEEMMNKYLEEGDLSEADIIKGIRVRTIACEIQPMLCGTAFKNKGVQRMLDAVVDFLPSPVDIPPVTGTNDKEQPVERRASDDEKFSSLAFKIMTDPFVGQLAFFRVYSGVVNKGDTVLNSVKEKKERLGRILQMHANQREEIDEVRAGDIAAAVGLKDVTTGDTLCDPSAPIVLERMVFPEPVISQAVEPKTKVDQEKMGIALNRLAQEDPSFRVQTDEESGQTIISGMGELHLEILVDRMKREFGVEANIGAPQVAYRETIRATAADVEGKFVKQSGGRGQFGHAVITLEPSEQGAGYKFFDEIKGGVIPREYIPAVDKGIQDTLKSGVLAGFPVVDVTVHLTFGSYHDVDSNENAFRMAGSMAFKEAMRRAKPVILEPMMAVEVETPEDYMGNVMGDLSSRRGIIQGMDDMVGGGKIVRAEVPLSEMFGYSTSLRSATQGRATYTMEFKHYAEAPKNVSEAIISNKSK is encoded by the coding sequence GTGGCTCGTACAACCCCTATCGAGCGCTACCGCAACATCGGTATTAGCGCTCACATCGACGCAGGTAAAACCACGACGACCGAGCGCATTTTGTTCTACACCGGTGTGAACCACAAAATCGGTGAAGTGCACGATGGCGCGGCGACGATGGACTGGATGGAGCAGGAACAAGAGCGCGGCATCACGATTACGTCGGCTGCCACGACCTGCTTCTGGTCCGGCATGGCCAGCAACTATCAAAAGCACCGCATCAACATCATCGACACCCCGGGGCACGTCGACTTCACGATTGAAGTCGAGCGCTCGATGCGTGTTCTCGATGGCGCGTGCATGGTGTATTGCGCTGTGGGTGGCGTGCAGCCCCAGTCGGAAACCGTGTGGCGTCAGGCCAACAAGTACGGCGTGCCGCGTCTGGCGTTCGTCAACAAGATGGACCGTACCGGCGCGAACTTCTTCAAGGTCTACGACCAGTTGAAGAACCGCCTGAAGGCCAACCCGGTGCCGGTGGTGGTGCCGATCGGCGCTGAAGAAAGCTTCAAGGGCGTGGTCGACCTCATCAAGATGAAGGCGATCATTTGGGACGAAGCTTCGCAAGGCATGAAGTTCGACTACGTCGACATTCCCGCCGAGCTGCAAGCTGAAGCCCAGAAGTGGCGCGAAGGCATGGTCGAGGCCGCTGCCGAGTCGAGCGAAGAGATGATGAACAAGTACCTGGAAGAGGGCGACCTCTCCGAGGCAGACATCATCAAGGGCATTCGTGTGCGTACCATCGCTTGCGAAATCCAGCCGATGCTGTGCGGTACCGCGTTCAAGAACAAGGGTGTGCAGCGTATGCTGGACGCCGTGGTCGACTTCCTGCCGTCGCCGGTGGACATTCCGCCGGTCACGGGTACGAATGACAAGGAACAGCCGGTCGAGCGCCGTGCTTCGGACGACGAGAAGTTCTCGTCGCTGGCGTTCAAGATCATGACGGACCCGTTCGTTGGTCAGTTGGCGTTCTTCCGCGTCTATTCGGGCGTTGTGAACAAGGGCGACACGGTGCTGAACTCGGTCAAGGAAAAGAAGGAACGCCTGGGCCGTATTCTGCAGATGCACGCGAACCAGCGTGAAGAAATCGACGAAGTGCGTGCGGGTGACATCGCCGCTGCTGTCGGTCTGAAGGATGTGACGACCGGTGACACGCTGTGCGATCCGTCGGCACCGATCGTGCTCGAGCGCATGGTGTTCCCGGAGCCGGTGATTTCGCAGGCTGTCGAGCCGAAGACCAAGGTCGACCAGGAAAAGATGGGCATCGCCCTGAACCGCCTGGCGCAGGAAGACCCGTCGTTCCGCGTGCAGACCGATGAAGAATCGGGTCAGACCATCATTTCGGGTATGGGCGAGCTCCACCTCGAAATTCTGGTCGATCGTATGAAGCGCGAATTCGGCGTGGAAGCCAACATCGGCGCTCCGCAGGTTGCTTACCGCGAAACCATTCGCGCGACGGCAGCCGACGTGGAAGGTAAGTTCGTCAAGCAGTCGGGCGGTCGCGGCCAGTTCGGTCACGCTGTCATTACGCTTGAGCCGAGCGAGCAAGGCGCTGGTTACAAGTTCTTCGACGAGATCAAGGGTGGTGTGATTCCGCGTGAATACATCCCGGCCGTTGATAAGGGTATTCAAGACACCCTGAAGAGCGGTGTTCTCGCCGGCTTCCCGGTCGTTGACGTGACGGTTCACCTGACGTTCGGTTCGTACCACGATGTGGACTCGAACGAAAACGCGTTCCGTATGGCTGGTTCGATGGCTTTCAAGGAAGCCATGCGCCGTGCCAAGCCGGTCATCCTCGAGCCGATGATGGCCGTGGAAGTGGAAACGCCGGAAGACTACATGGGTAACGTGATGGGCGACTTGTCGAGCCGTCGCGGCATTATCCAGGGCATGGACGACATGGTCGGCGGCGGCAAGATCGTGCGCGCTGAAGTTCCGCTGTCGGAAATGTTCGGCTATTCGACGTCGCTGCGTTCGGCCACGCAAGGCCGCGCCACGTACACGATGGAGTTCAAGCACTACGCTGAAGCTCCGAAGAACGTGAGCGAAGCCATCATCAGCAACAAGAGCAAGTAA
- the rpsG gene encoding 30S ribosomal protein S7, translating into MPRRREVPKREVLPDPKFGNVEVAKFMNVLMLAGKKSVAERIVYGAFEQIQTKAGKDPLEVFNTALGNVKPVVEVKSRRVGGANYQVPVEVRPSRRMALAMRWLREAAKKRSEKSMALRLAGELIEASEGRGGAMKKRDEVHRMAEANKAFSHFRF; encoded by the coding sequence ATGCCGCGTCGTCGCGAAGTCCCCAAGCGCGAAGTGTTGCCCGATCCGAAGTTCGGCAACGTTGAAGTCGCTAAATTCATGAACGTGCTCATGCTTGCCGGCAAGAAGTCGGTGGCAGAGCGCATCGTTTATGGTGCTTTCGAGCAGATCCAAACCAAGGCGGGCAAGGATCCGCTGGAAGTCTTCAACACGGCTCTCGGTAACGTGAAGCCGGTGGTTGAAGTCAAGAGCCGCCGTGTTGGCGGTGCAAACTATCAAGTTCCGGTCGAAGTGCGTCCGTCGCGTCGTATGGCATTGGCGATGCGTTGGTTGCGTGAGGCCGCGAAAAAGCGTAGCGAAAAGTCGATGGCTCTGCGCCTGGCTGGTGAGCTGATCGAAGCCTCGGAAGGTCGTGGCGGCGCCATGAAGAAGCGTGACGAAGTTCACCGCATGGCTGAAGCCAACAAGGCCTTCTCGCACTTCCGCTTCTGA
- the rpsL gene encoding 30S ribosomal protein S12, whose protein sequence is MPTINQLVRKPRTSAQIKSKSPALQDCPQRRGVCTRVYTTTPKKPNSALRKVAKVRLTNGFEVISYIGGEGHNLQEHSVVLIRGGRVKDLPGVRYHMVRGSLDTQGVKDRKQARSKYGAKRPKA, encoded by the coding sequence ATGCCAACGATTAACCAATTGGTCCGCAAGCCGCGCACCTCTGCTCAAATCAAGAGCAAGAGCCCGGCCCTGCAGGACTGCCCGCAGCGTCGCGGCGTGTGCACCCGTGTGTACACCACGACGCCGAAGAAGCCGAACTCCGCACTTCGTAAGGTTGCCAAGGTGCGCCTGACGAACGGTTTCGAAGTCATTTCGTACATCGGCGGTGAAGGCCACAACCTGCAGGAACACTCGGTCGTGCTGATTCGCGGCGGTCGTGTGAAGGACTTGCCGGGTGTGCGTTACCACATGGTGCGCGGTAGCCTCGACACGCAAGGCGTCAAGGACCGTAAGCAAGCCCGTTCGAAGTACGGCGCGAAGCGTCCGAAGGCCTAA
- a CDS encoding PLP-dependent aminotransferase family protein — protein sequence MDTSHDTLRATFWKPALTAGKGPRYLRLASFIEQSVADGRLRPGDRLPAQRELASWLGIDFTTVTRAYNRARDRSAIEGRGPLGTFVSKPRVALDQVLDLGMNIPPAPSGQFLGELLQKGIDEVLRHTDASMLMAYQLGDGGVADRQAGTLWLAPMLGALDPADVLVCPGAQATLAALLLTETQRDETVLCEPIVYPGVRSAARSLGRRLEGVAADADGMLPDALAAAAREHHARLVYLNPTLQNPTTRTMPERRRRELLAVADKLDLMLIEDDPYWRLLPDAPPPLARLSPHRVHYVSTLSKCLTPGLRTAYVRLADDRKRDVFLSTLHSFALMAPPLMAGLATQWIHDGTADRLMEGVKEAAAQRQAIAADILGDASDPPIQGIHLWHALPAPWTARELTLAARAEGLAVTPADAFCLSSDAPNAIRISLGGVRDPERLSSALKRLRSLLREAPPSLRAAIV from the coding sequence ATGGACACTTCCCACGACACGCTTCGCGCCACCTTCTGGAAACCTGCGCTCACTGCGGGCAAAGGCCCCCGCTATCTGAGGCTGGCGAGCTTCATCGAGCAGTCGGTCGCGGACGGTCGCCTGCGCCCCGGCGACCGCCTGCCGGCGCAGCGCGAACTGGCGTCGTGGCTGGGCATCGACTTCACCACGGTTACACGCGCGTACAACCGGGCGCGCGACCGGAGCGCCATCGAAGGACGCGGCCCGCTAGGCACCTTCGTCAGCAAGCCGCGCGTGGCGCTCGATCAGGTGCTGGACCTGGGCATGAACATTCCGCCCGCGCCGTCCGGGCAGTTCCTTGGCGAGTTGCTGCAGAAGGGAATCGACGAAGTCCTGCGGCATACCGATGCCTCGATGCTCATGGCGTATCAATTGGGGGACGGGGGCGTTGCCGACCGTCAGGCCGGCACACTCTGGCTTGCGCCGATGCTCGGCGCCCTCGACCCGGCGGACGTGCTCGTCTGCCCCGGCGCACAAGCCACGCTGGCGGCATTGCTGCTCACCGAGACCCAGCGGGACGAAACGGTGTTGTGTGAGCCGATCGTCTACCCGGGGGTGCGCAGTGCGGCGCGCTCGCTCGGCCGTCGTCTGGAGGGTGTGGCCGCCGATGCCGACGGCATGCTGCCCGACGCGCTGGCCGCTGCCGCCCGCGAGCATCACGCACGCCTCGTCTATCTGAACCCCACACTCCAGAACCCGACCACGCGCACGATGCCCGAGCGCCGCCGCCGGGAACTGCTCGCCGTGGCGGACAAGCTCGACCTGATGCTCATCGAAGACGATCCCTACTGGCGTCTCCTGCCGGATGCCCCGCCGCCGCTCGCCCGCCTCTCGCCGCATCGTGTGCACTATGTATCCACGCTGTCAAAATGTCTGACGCCGGGCCTGCGCACCGCATATGTCCGTCTGGCGGACGACCGCAAGCGCGATGTCTTCCTCAGTACGTTGCATTCGTTCGCGTTGATGGCACCGCCCTTGATGGCGGGATTGGCCACGCAGTGGATCCATGACGGCACTGCCGACCGCCTCATGGAGGGTGTAAAGGAAGCCGCTGCGCAGCGTCAGGCCATCGCTGCCGACATTTTGGGTGACGCTAGCGACCCACCGATTCAGGGTATCCATCTCTGGCACGCGTTGCCCGCCCCGTGGACGGCCCGCGAACTGACCCTGGCCGCGCGCGCCGAGGGACTCGCCGTCACGCCCGCAGACGCCTTCTGCCTGTCGTCGGACGCGCCCAACGCGATCCGCATTTCACTGGGCGGCGTGCGTGATCCGGAGCGCCTGTCCAGTGCGCTCAAGCGTCTGCGGTCGCTGCTGCGCGAAGCGCCGCCGAGCTTACGCGCCGCGATCGTCTGA
- a CDS encoding HAD family hydrolase gives MQASFEKDSILVLDVDGTLTDSVRIHQRALLGAMESLAFDELNTDWGSYPHHTDTGILIHAHAENGRALPQPHDLARFEHEIDERFTALLNAHGLAEIPGARAFVEAAHRSRWGVVFATGGIRQVSHRKLRSVAIDYTDAMLITASEYSSRDQLVAEAIKRAQAGYGITRPRAVVSIGDGMWDLKVARKLGIDFVGIGSKRQRSPLLDEGVPVYDDMWDAMHWLTPGRGRASGIRLASRP, from the coding sequence ATGCAGGCAAGTTTCGAGAAAGACAGCATTTTGGTCCTCGATGTCGACGGTACGCTGACCGACTCGGTGCGCATTCATCAACGCGCCTTGCTCGGCGCGATGGAATCGCTAGCGTTCGATGAATTGAACACCGACTGGGGAAGCTATCCGCATCACACCGACACCGGGATCCTGATTCACGCCCACGCCGAGAACGGTCGCGCCTTGCCGCAGCCGCACGATCTGGCCCGCTTCGAGCACGAGATCGACGAGCGCTTTACCGCCCTGCTCAATGCGCACGGGCTGGCCGAGATCCCCGGTGCGCGCGCCTTCGTCGAGGCCGCGCACCGCTCGCGCTGGGGGGTGGTGTTCGCCACGGGCGGCATCCGGCAGGTCAGTCACCGCAAACTGCGCTCCGTGGCCATCGATTACACGGACGCGATGCTCATCACCGCGTCCGAATACAGCTCGCGCGACCAGTTGGTGGCCGAGGCGATCAAACGGGCGCAGGCGGGTTACGGAATTACGCGCCCGCGGGCGGTGGTCTCGATCGGCGACGGGATGTGGGATCTGAAGGTCGCGCGCAAGCTCGGCATCGATTTCGTCGGCATCGGCTCGAAACGTCAGCGTTCGCCGCTGCTCGACGAAGGTGTCCCGGTCTATGACGACATGTGGGACGCGATGCACTGGCTCACTCCGGGCCGCGGGCGCGCGTCAGGTATTCGCTTGGCGTCACGCCCATAA
- a CDS encoding AraC family transcriptional regulator, giving the protein MPITSAIPLEFQAHDRPVGALAKDYPDGHVVRPHSHRRAQLMYASAGILEVRTDTSFWVIPPQRALWIPANVTHEVRMRGKVEMRTIYVDVERLGMAASDVPVVIRVSALLRELILRAMTLPPDWSLQGKDALVIALLLEEVEWKSDSPLHLQVPRDARLRKIFDTYLTSPADPRSLQDWAVEVGASSRTLERRFMTEFGLPFREWRQQMRLLGALPLLGAGRPITQVALEVGYDTPSAFSTMFRRFMGVTPSEYLTRARGPE; this is encoded by the coding sequence ATGCCGATCACCAGTGCGATACCCCTGGAGTTTCAGGCTCACGACCGCCCCGTCGGCGCGTTGGCGAAAGACTACCCCGATGGTCATGTGGTGCGTCCTCACAGTCATCGACGCGCGCAATTGATGTATGCGAGCGCCGGTATTCTGGAAGTCCGCACCGATACATCGTTCTGGGTGATTCCGCCGCAGCGCGCGTTGTGGATTCCGGCCAACGTCACGCATGAAGTGCGCATGCGCGGCAAGGTGGAGATGCGCACGATTTATGTCGACGTCGAACGACTCGGCATGGCAGCCTCCGATGTGCCGGTCGTCATCCGAGTCTCGGCGCTGCTGCGCGAGTTGATTCTGCGCGCGATGACGTTACCGCCCGACTGGTCGCTGCAGGGTAAGGATGCGCTCGTGATTGCGCTGCTGCTCGAAGAGGTCGAGTGGAAAAGCGATTCGCCGCTCCACCTGCAAGTGCCACGCGACGCGCGTCTGCGCAAGATCTTCGACACGTATCTGACATCGCCCGCAGACCCCCGCAGTCTCCAGGACTGGGCCGTGGAGGTGGGGGCGTCGAGCCGTACGCTGGAGCGTCGCTTCATGACGGAATTCGGTTTGCCGTTCCGGGAGTGGCGTCAGCAGATGCGGCTGCTGGGGGCTTTGCCGTTGCTGGGGGCCGGGCGGCCCATCACGCAAGTGGCGCTCGAAGTCGGTTACGACACGCCGAGCGCCTTTTCCACCATGTTCCGCCGCTTTATGGGCGTGACGCCAAGCGAATACCTGACGCGCGCCCGCGGCCCGGAGTGA
- a CDS encoding CopD family protein, translated as MLYLWIKAVHLIAVITFVAGLVTMALGGRLAQPEWRRVARRADYALASPALIVVWITGPTLAIMANGWHAPWLMAKLVFVVVMSALHGRLSATLRRLERNGSTQPPAVFGRALPVTLVSMTIVVVLVIVKPF; from the coding sequence ATGCTCTATCTCTGGATCAAGGCGGTGCATCTGATCGCGGTCATCACTTTCGTTGCGGGGCTTGTGACGATGGCGCTGGGCGGGCGTCTCGCGCAACCGGAGTGGCGTCGTGTGGCGCGACGGGCAGACTATGCACTGGCGTCGCCCGCATTGATCGTGGTGTGGATCACAGGACCGACGCTCGCCATCATGGCTAACGGGTGGCACGCACCTTGGCTCATGGCCAAGCTTGTGTTCGTGGTTGTGATGTCCGCGTTGCACGGGCGGTTATCGGCCACGTTGCGGCGTCTGGAGCGCAACGGAAGTACGCAGCCGCCCGCCGTGTTCGGACGCGCGCTGCCCGTTACCCTCGTTTCGATGACCATCGTCGTCGTGCTCGTGATCGTCAAACCGTTCTGA